The Mobula birostris isolate sMobBir1 chromosome 6, sMobBir1.hap1, whole genome shotgun sequence genome has a window encoding:
- the LOC140199706 gene encoding SH3 domain-binding glutamic acid-rich-like protein 3, with product MSGVQLYVSSVSASREVRSQQSEVERVLEVKRINYKLIDISVSEALLEEMRSRAGDPNALPPQIFNGNNYCGDYHRFYEAVENDEIDAFLKLRAEEVQL from the exons ATGTCTGGGGTGCAACTTTACGTCTCCAGCGTCTCAGCATCGAGAGAA GTTAGGTCTCAGCAGTCGGAAGTGGAAAGGGTGCTGGAAGTAAAGAGAATAAATTACAAGCTGATCGATATCTCTGTCAGTGAGGCACTGCTGGAAGAAATGAGAAGCCGGGCAGGTGATCCCAATGCACTTCCACCACAAATATTCAATGGTAACAATTATTGTGGG GATTACCATCGGTTTTACGAAGCTGTAGAGAATGATGAAATAGATGCCTTCTTAAAATTAAGAGCAGAAGAAGTGCAGCTGTAG